The following proteins come from a genomic window of Microbacterium lemovicicum:
- a CDS encoding DUF4436 family protein, with translation MRAGTRRRGWVVALVVLAFLGLYVGVVATYALTETQSTGSSCLPADELPTDRITLSFTPQSVDAAGERISGSLDVLSFGPAADADERLQGPLTIYLSNVDTSRTLTYEPGTIPSAQTVRLIAEGEIERWPVDVYRSPVAIIAVQNAGTAQESVVPLVVCGTPHVPGWTFRSETSEATSQLFTVNGTPADEVVIIAQRSVAPVTFGVVILVLMVAMPVLCLTIALRVLRGRRKAEATLMSWMAAMLFATIPLRGFLPGSPPVGSWVDFLVVIWVLTGLVSALVIYVVAWLKWGPDGERPRGEQPHGAAGAVTVPVAADAHGSQGAGGAAGAGGAAGDGGGGSDGGAAD, from the coding sequence GTGCGGGCGGGAACGAGGAGACGCGGCTGGGTGGTCGCGCTCGTCGTGCTGGCCTTCCTCGGCCTCTACGTCGGCGTCGTCGCCACGTACGCGCTGACCGAGACGCAGTCCACCGGATCGAGCTGCCTCCCCGCCGATGAGCTCCCGACGGACCGCATCACCCTGTCGTTCACCCCGCAGTCGGTGGATGCCGCGGGCGAGCGCATCAGCGGCAGCCTCGACGTGCTCTCCTTCGGACCCGCGGCCGATGCGGACGAGCGGCTGCAGGGGCCGCTGACGATCTACCTCTCCAACGTCGACACGTCGCGCACCCTGACCTACGAGCCCGGGACGATCCCGTCCGCGCAGACCGTGCGCCTCATCGCCGAGGGCGAGATCGAGCGCTGGCCCGTCGACGTCTACCGCTCGCCGGTGGCCATCATCGCCGTCCAGAACGCCGGCACCGCGCAGGAGTCGGTGGTGCCGCTCGTGGTCTGCGGCACGCCGCACGTGCCGGGCTGGACGTTCCGCTCCGAGACGAGCGAGGCGACCAGTCAGCTGTTCACCGTGAACGGCACACCGGCCGACGAGGTGGTCATCATCGCGCAGCGGTCGGTCGCTCCGGTGACCTTCGGCGTCGTCATCCTCGTGCTCATGGTCGCGATGCCCGTTCTGTGCCTCACGATCGCGCTGCGCGTGCTGCGGGGGCGGCGCAAGGCCGAGGCGACCCTGATGAGCTGGATGGCGGCCATGCTGTTCGCCACGATCCCGCTGCGCGGCTTCCTGCCCGGCAGCCCACCGGTCGGGTCGTGGGTCGACTTCCTCGTCGTGATCTGGGTGCTCACCGGCCTGGTCAGCGCGCTGGTGATCTACGTCGTCGCCTGGCTGAAGTGGGGCCCTGACGGCGAGCGGCCCCGGGGCGAGCAGCCCCACGGCGCTGCCGGCGCGGTGACAGTGCCGGTGGCCGCCGACGCGCACGGATCGCAGGGTGCCGGCGGTGCCGCGGGTGCCGGCGGTGCCGCGGGCGACGGCGGAGGCGGCTCCGACGGCGGCGCAGCCGACTGA
- a CDS encoding Fe-S protein, with protein MEFLRHAVVLVHLVGFAVLFGSWVVAATGARKFTRVMDGGLAIAAVAGLALAAPWGTDGDLNYVKIAVKLVVLLIIGAILGIGSGRQRRGAAVAPALFWSVGVLTLVNAGIAVLWR; from the coding sequence ATGGAGTTCCTTCGCCACGCCGTCGTCCTCGTCCACCTCGTCGGCTTCGCCGTGCTCTTCGGCTCGTGGGTGGTCGCGGCCACCGGAGCCCGGAAGTTCACGCGCGTCATGGACGGCGGGCTGGCCATCGCCGCCGTCGCGGGCCTCGCCCTGGCGGCGCCGTGGGGCACGGACGGCGACCTGAACTACGTGAAGATCGCCGTCAAGCTCGTCGTCCTGCTGATCATCGGCGCGATCCTGGGCATCGGGTCGGGGCGCCAGCGCCGCGGCGCCGCCGTCGCGCCCGCCCTCTTCTGGTCGGTCGGCGTGCTGACGCTCGTCAACGCCGGCATCGCCGTGCTCTGGCGCTGA
- a CDS encoding helix-turn-helix transcriptional regulator, which translates to MASTSLELTTLGHRIRHQRVAAGMTLDELGEKVGVAGSQLSLIENGKREPKLSLLQAIAATTGIEVAELLSAEPPNRRAALEIDLARLQAGTVFRRLGIPPVKVTKGTSDETLESIIGLHRELERRERETIATPEEARRANTELRLRMREKGNYLADIEKLAERQLKAAGHSSGALTHRTVSIMAQQLGFELLYVSDLPHSARSVTDIENGRIYLPPASIPGGHGLRSMALQAMAHRLLGHERPVDYADFLEQRLEINYYAACCLMPETASLAFLQQAKRDRNLAVEDFRDAFGVTHEAAAMRLTNLLTQHFEIPLHFLRVDGSGAINRVYENDDLPVPMDVTGSVEGQIVCRRFLARSAFEEHNRTTEHYQYTDTPSGTFWCSTQTGTTDAGEFSITVGVPFDDARWFRGRETTKRSSSHCPDQSCCRRPPADVAARWSGKAWPSARVHMHMFSPLPSGDFPGVDDTEVYSFLERHAEG; encoded by the coding sequence ATGGCCTCCACGTCGCTCGAGCTCACGACCCTCGGTCACCGCATCCGCCACCAGCGCGTGGCGGCCGGGATGACGCTGGACGAACTCGGCGAGAAGGTCGGCGTGGCGGGCAGCCAGCTGAGTCTCATCGAGAACGGCAAGCGCGAGCCGAAGCTCTCGCTGCTGCAGGCGATCGCCGCCACGACGGGCATCGAGGTGGCGGAGCTGCTGTCGGCGGAGCCGCCCAACCGCCGGGCCGCGCTCGAGATCGACCTGGCCCGGCTGCAGGCCGGAACGGTGTTCCGCCGGCTCGGCATCCCTCCGGTGAAGGTCACGAAGGGCACCAGCGACGAGACCCTCGAATCGATCATCGGGCTGCATCGCGAGCTCGAGCGTCGTGAGCGCGAGACGATCGCGACGCCCGAGGAGGCGCGCCGCGCCAACACGGAGCTCCGGCTGCGCATGCGGGAGAAGGGCAACTACCTCGCCGACATCGAGAAGCTCGCCGAGCGCCAGCTCAAGGCGGCGGGGCACTCGAGCGGAGCTCTCACGCACCGCACGGTCAGCATCATGGCCCAGCAGCTGGGCTTCGAGCTGCTCTACGTCAGCGACCTCCCCCACTCCGCGCGCTCCGTCACCGACATCGAGAACGGCCGCATCTACCTGCCGCCGGCGTCGATCCCCGGCGGCCACGGCCTGCGGTCGATGGCGCTGCAGGCGATGGCCCACCGACTGCTGGGGCACGAGCGGCCGGTCGACTACGCCGATTTCCTCGAGCAGCGCCTGGAGATCAACTACTACGCCGCCTGCTGCCTCATGCCCGAGACGGCCTCGCTCGCGTTCCTGCAGCAGGCCAAGCGCGACCGCAACCTCGCCGTCGAGGACTTCCGCGATGCCTTCGGCGTCACCCATGAGGCGGCCGCCATGCGGCTCACGAACCTCCTGACCCAGCACTTCGAGATCCCGCTGCACTTCCTGCGCGTGGACGGCTCGGGAGCGATCAACCGCGTCTACGAGAACGACGACCTGCCGGTGCCCATGGACGTCACGGGGTCGGTCGAGGGGCAGATCGTCTGCCGCCGCTTCCTCGCGCGCTCCGCCTTCGAGGAGCACAACCGCACCACGGAGCACTACCAGTACACCGACACCCCGTCGGGCACGTTCTGGTGCTCGACGCAGACCGGGACGACGGATGCCGGCGAGTTCTCCATCACGGTCGGGGTGCCCTTCGACGACGCGCGGTGGTTCCGCGGCCGGGAGACGACGAAGCGCTCCAGCTCGCACTGCCCCGACCAGTCGTGCTGCCGCCGCCCGCCCGCCGACGTCGCCGCCCGATGGAGCGGCAAGGCGTGGCCGAGCGCACGCGTGCACATGCACATGTTCTCGCCGCTGCCCTCGGGCGACTTCCCCGGCGTCGACGACACAGAGGTCTACAGCTTCCTCGAGAGGCACGCCGAGGGCTGA
- a CDS encoding NADP-dependent oxidoreductase, which produces MKKVANASVVEYDEPGGVEVLHLVERPLPEPGPGEVSVEVITTSLNHIEGFVRSGAEEDWDDPYPRRSGSCFAGIVVAVGPGVTGFPVGSDVVGHVRAGAHATHLTVGVDHLVRKPKGVPFEAAGGLYLAGVTALDILDELKIGPSDTVVISAAAGAVGSIEAQVAKHLGARVIGTCGDRNFDYLRQMGITPVRYGEGIADRIRAKAPDGVTAFIDNFGQDGHELAAELGVPEARFRSSGDRRDREIALLSEDPAAVAHGTSQLERLVALAERRVVNVLVSGFYPLGDVVEAYDDLQKLHSRGKVVLATHPVNTRRVLKAREVMEARD; this is translated from the coding sequence ATGAAGAAGGTCGCGAACGCCTCAGTGGTGGAGTACGACGAACCCGGCGGAGTCGAGGTCCTGCACCTCGTCGAGCGCCCCCTGCCGGAGCCGGGGCCCGGCGAGGTCAGCGTCGAGGTCATCACCACGTCGCTCAATCACATCGAGGGCTTCGTGCGCTCGGGCGCGGAAGAGGACTGGGACGACCCCTACCCCCGCCGCTCGGGCAGCTGCTTCGCGGGCATCGTCGTCGCCGTCGGTCCCGGCGTCACCGGATTCCCCGTCGGGTCCGACGTGGTCGGACACGTGCGGGCCGGTGCGCACGCGACGCACCTCACGGTCGGCGTCGACCATCTCGTCCGCAAGCCCAAGGGCGTGCCGTTCGAAGCCGCCGGCGGCCTCTACCTCGCGGGCGTCACCGCGCTCGACATCCTCGACGAGCTGAAGATCGGCCCCTCCGACACGGTGGTGATCTCGGCCGCGGCAGGTGCGGTCGGCAGCATCGAGGCGCAGGTGGCCAAGCACCTCGGCGCGCGTGTCATCGGCACCTGCGGCGACCGCAACTTCGACTACCTGCGGCAGATGGGCATCACGCCCGTGCGGTACGGCGAGGGGATCGCCGACCGCATCCGCGCCAAGGCGCCCGACGGCGTCACGGCGTTCATCGACAACTTCGGGCAGGACGGCCATGAGCTCGCGGCCGAGCTGGGTGTGCCGGAGGCGCGGTTCCGCTCCAGCGGCGACCGGCGCGACCGCGAGATCGCGCTGTTGTCGGAGGACCCCGCGGCCGTCGCCCACGGCACGTCCCAGCTCGAGCGGCTCGTCGCTCTGGCCGAGCGCCGCGTGGTCAATGTGCTGGTCTCGGGCTTCTACCCGCTGGGCGATGTCGTCGAGGCGTACGACGACCTGCAGAAGCTGCACTCGCGGGGCAAGGTCGTGCTGGCGACGCACCCCGTCAACACGCGCCGGGTGCTCAAGGCGCGCGAGGTGATGGAGGCGCGCGACTAG
- a CDS encoding DUF2231 domain-containing protein: MSDQEQNPAKRPATILAGPYGHPFHAIAITIPIGAWVASLVFDIIGLISADPAPYATGSRVLIAIGLLGSIPAIIFGIHDYLRIPDRTRASSAATIHMGINFLVCGAYLFQFFLRTTTGEIPMFAFVFSIVSLLFLSFSGWLGGKLAYRWGIRVAAETTQGEAFRVPERP, from the coding sequence ATGAGCGATCAGGAGCAGAACCCCGCCAAGCGGCCGGCGACGATCCTGGCCGGACCGTACGGCCACCCCTTCCACGCCATCGCGATCACCATCCCGATCGGGGCATGGGTGGCGAGCCTGGTGTTCGACATCATCGGCCTGATCTCGGCCGACCCGGCACCGTATGCCACCGGATCGCGCGTGCTCATCGCGATCGGCCTGCTCGGCAGCATCCCGGCCATCATCTTCGGGATCCACGACTACCTGCGCATCCCCGACCGCACGCGGGCCTCGAGCGCGGCGACGATCCACATGGGCATCAACTTCCTGGTCTGCGGCGCCTATCTCTTCCAGTTCTTCCTCCGCACGACGACCGGTGAGATCCCGATGTTCGCCTTCGTCTTCAGCATCGTGAGCCTGCTGTTCCTGAGCTTCTCGGGTTGGCTCGGCGGCAAGCTCGCCTATCGATGGGGCATCCGCGTCGCCGCGGAGACGACGCAGGGCGAGGCCTTCCGGGTGCCCGAGCGCCCCTGA
- a CDS encoding DUF2231 domain-containing protein, with protein MAHPPPARSKYPRSPIAGPYGHPFHPIAIIIPIGAWVAAIIFDILALTGDDASAFAVGARILIIIGLIGSVAAALLGVIDWFGLPPGTTARATGTTHMVLNLAVMCLFLVSLLLRDSDDVVPMMAFLASVAGIVLLAASGWLGGKLAHTFGVRVADERTQAEGYEPLP; from the coding sequence ATGGCCCATCCGCCGCCCGCACGTTCCAAGTACCCGCGCAGTCCGATCGCAGGACCCTACGGACACCCGTTCCACCCGATCGCGATCATCATCCCCATCGGGGCCTGGGTCGCCGCCATCATCTTCGACATCCTCGCCCTCACGGGGGATGACGCGTCCGCCTTCGCGGTCGGCGCCCGCATCCTCATCATCATCGGCCTGATCGGGTCGGTCGCCGCCGCCCTGCTCGGCGTCATCGACTGGTTCGGTCTGCCCCCGGGCACGACCGCCCGCGCGACGGGTACGACGCACATGGTGCTCAACCTCGCCGTGATGTGTCTCTTCCTCGTCAGCCTGCTGCTGCGCGACAGCGATGACGTGGTGCCGATGATGGCGTTCCTGGCGAGCGTCGCCGGCATCGTGCTGCTCGCAGCCTCCGGATGGCTGGGCGGCAAGCTCGCGCACACCTTCGGGGTGCGCGTCGCCGACGAGCGCACACAGGCCGAGGGCTACGAGCCGCTTCCGTGA
- a CDS encoding ABC transporter ATP-binding protein has translation MSVDARPTSESPAPRPRGRRRKTPEGPRATFRQLLPFIFEHKPVLVVIAVLSILGAGATLAQPLLVGQVIDRVQNQAPLGVLVGVLIALVVISSVISGYQHYLLQRTGTAVVFSSRRKLIARILRLPISEFDARRTGDLVSRVGTDTTLLYAVLTQGLADAVGNALIFVGALVAMAVIDPVLLVLILVVIGVSVVVVVLLSGRIRTASAEQQVKVGELASGVERAVGSIRTVRAAGATEREIASVSGLATEAYDVGVRIAKVSALVVPIAGIALQVSLLVVLGVGGFRVASGAIGIASLVTFILFLFMLIAPLGSTFGAITSVNQALGALGRIQEVLDLPTESQDDAAAAARAAQPEARTADAPAIAFRDVRFRYPENVVAARAKAAEEARSVLQEARLDRTADEVADEPEARDLDVLRGVSFAVPRGARVALVGPSGAGKSTVLSLIERFYDPTAGAIELDGRDIRSLERDALRAQFGYVEQDAPTLAGTIADNLRLASPEATDAECEQVLRAVNLTEVLERNDLGIDAPVGESGVMLSGGERQRLAIARALLAAPPILLLDESTSSLDGLNEQRMRDALDAVATGRTLVVIAHRLSTVVDSDLIVVLDHGQVVGQGTHSELVVSTPLYRDLARHQLLV, from the coding sequence TTGTCTGTCGACGCACGCCCCACGTCCGAGTCCCCCGCACCCCGGCCACGGGGACGGCGGCGCAAGACACCGGAGGGGCCGCGCGCGACCTTCCGCCAGCTGCTGCCGTTCATCTTCGAGCACAAGCCCGTGCTGGTCGTCATCGCGGTTCTCAGCATCCTCGGCGCCGGCGCAACGCTTGCCCAGCCGCTCCTCGTGGGCCAGGTCATCGACCGCGTCCAGAATCAGGCGCCCCTGGGCGTGCTGGTGGGGGTGCTCATCGCGCTCGTGGTGATCTCCTCGGTCATCTCCGGCTACCAGCACTACCTCCTGCAGCGCACGGGCACGGCCGTCGTCTTCTCGAGCAGGCGCAAGCTCATCGCGCGCATCCTGCGCCTGCCGATCAGCGAGTTCGACGCCCGCCGCACGGGCGACCTCGTCTCGCGTGTCGGCACGGACACCACCCTGCTGTACGCCGTGCTCACGCAGGGCCTCGCGGATGCCGTGGGCAACGCGCTCATCTTCGTCGGGGCGCTCGTGGCCATGGCCGTCATCGACCCGGTGCTGCTCGTGCTCATCCTCGTGGTGATCGGCGTCTCCGTCGTCGTGGTGGTGCTGCTGAGCGGACGCATCCGCACCGCCTCGGCCGAGCAGCAGGTCAAGGTCGGCGAGCTGGCGTCGGGGGTGGAGCGCGCCGTCGGCTCGATCCGCACGGTCCGCGCCGCGGGCGCGACCGAGCGGGAGATCGCCTCGGTGTCGGGACTGGCGACGGAGGCGTACGACGTCGGGGTTCGGATCGCGAAGGTCTCGGCGCTCGTCGTGCCCATCGCCGGCATCGCGCTCCAGGTGTCGCTCCTGGTCGTCCTCGGCGTCGGCGGCTTCCGCGTGGCGTCCGGGGCGATCGGCATCGCGAGCCTTGTGACGTTCATCCTCTTCCTCTTCATGCTGATCGCGCCCCTCGGCTCGACCTTCGGCGCCATCACCTCCGTCAATCAGGCGCTGGGGGCGCTGGGTCGCATCCAGGAGGTGCTCGACCTGCCGACCGAGTCGCAGGACGACGCCGCCGCCGCGGCGCGCGCGGCTCAGCCGGAGGCCCGCACGGCGGATGCTCCGGCCATCGCGTTCCGCGACGTGCGGTTCCGCTATCCGGAGAACGTGGTGGCGGCTCGCGCGAAGGCGGCGGAGGAGGCCCGCTCCGTCCTGCAGGAGGCGCGGCTCGACCGCACCGCCGACGAGGTCGCCGACGAGCCGGAGGCCCGTGACCTCGACGTCCTCCGCGGCGTCTCCTTCGCGGTCCCCCGCGGGGCGCGCGTGGCACTCGTCGGCCCGAGCGGTGCCGGAAAGAGCACGGTGCTCTCGCTCATCGAACGGTTCTACGACCCGACCGCGGGCGCGATCGAGCTCGACGGGCGCGACATCCGCTCGCTCGAGCGCGATGCCCTCCGCGCGCAGTTCGGCTACGTCGAGCAGGACGCCCCGACGCTCGCGGGCACCATCGCCGACAACCTGCGTCTCGCCTCACCCGAGGCCACCGACGCCGAATGCGAGCAGGTCCTGCGCGCCGTCAACCTCACCGAGGTGCTCGAGCGCAACGATCTCGGCATCGACGCGCCGGTCGGAGAGAGCGGCGTCATGCTCTCCGGCGGCGAGCGGCAGCGTCTGGCCATCGCGCGCGCGCTGCTGGCCGCCCCGCCGATCCTGCTGCTGGACGAGTCGACGTCGTCGCTGGACGGTCTCAACGAGCAGCGGATGAGGGACGCTCTGGATGCCGTCGCCACCGGCCGCACGCTGGTCGTCATCGCCCACCGCCTGTCGACCGTGGTCGACAGCGACCTGATCGTCGTGCTCGACCACGGCCAGGTCGTGGGGCAGGGCACGCACTCCGAGCTGGTCGTGTCGACCCCGCTGTACCGCGACCTGGCCCGGCACCAGCTGCTCGTCTGA
- a CDS encoding phosphoenolpyruvate carboxykinase (GTP): MALADIFTRPTSTPAREARGFGRRPHVTGAGMDALYAWVDEIAALTQPAGIHWVDGSRAENDALLRQQVDEGKLIKLNPEWRPGSYLARSHPSDVARTEGRTFIASEREEDAGPTNNWADPAEMRSILTGLFEGSMRGRTMYVVPFSMGAVGGPLSHIGVQVTDSAYAVTSIGIMTHVGTAVLEQIADGAGWVKTVHSVGAPLAPGEEDAAWPCNDEKYIAHFPDTLEVWSFGSGYGGNAILAKKCFALRIASVIGRDEGWLAEHMLLIRVIAPSGKAYHVAAAFPSACGKTNLAMLRPTIPGWRVETLGDDIAWLRPGDDGRLWAINPEAGFFGVAPGTGESTNVTAVETLWGNTIFTNVALRPDGDVWWEGLTDEAPPHLTDWEGNAWTPGLGRPAAHPNSRFTVAAAQCPQIASDWDAPQGVPLDVILFGGRRATNVPLVVEATDWTHGVFMGSNISSERTAAAEGTVGELRRDPFAMLPFCGYNMADYFGHWLKIGQKLRFDRAPRIFQVNWFRKGSDGRFLWPGFGDNSRVIDWIIRRIDGEVDAVDSPIGRLPRTSDLNLDGIEVPQADLDELFAIDPTSWQREADLTEEFYATFDGRVPAALESELSALRYRLKQAPQA; encoded by the coding sequence ATGGCATTGGCCGACATCTTCACCCGCCCCACGTCCACCCCCGCCCGCGAGGCGCGCGGCTTCGGCCGGCGCCCCCACGTCACGGGAGCGGGCATGGACGCCCTGTACGCCTGGGTCGATGAGATCGCCGCGCTGACGCAGCCTGCCGGCATCCACTGGGTCGACGGCTCGCGCGCCGAGAACGACGCGCTCCTCCGTCAGCAGGTCGACGAGGGCAAGCTCATCAAGCTCAACCCCGAATGGCGCCCGGGCTCCTACCTCGCCCGTTCGCACCCGAGCGACGTCGCCCGCACCGAGGGGCGCACCTTCATCGCCTCCGAGCGCGAGGAGGACGCCGGCCCGACGAACAACTGGGCAGACCCGGCCGAGATGCGCAGCATCCTGACCGGTCTCTTCGAGGGGTCGATGCGTGGTCGCACGATGTACGTCGTCCCCTTCTCGATGGGCGCCGTCGGCGGCCCGCTGTCGCACATCGGCGTGCAGGTGACCGACAGCGCCTACGCGGTCACCTCCATCGGCATCATGACCCACGTCGGCACCGCCGTCCTCGAGCAGATCGCCGACGGCGCCGGCTGGGTCAAGACCGTCCACTCCGTCGGAGCGCCGCTGGCGCCGGGGGAGGAGGATGCCGCGTGGCCCTGCAACGACGAGAAGTACATCGCCCACTTCCCCGACACGCTCGAGGTGTGGTCGTTCGGCTCCGGCTACGGCGGCAACGCGATCCTCGCCAAGAAGTGCTTCGCCCTGCGCATCGCGTCGGTCATCGGCCGCGACGAGGGCTGGCTGGCAGAGCACATGCTGCTCATCCGCGTCATCGCCCCGTCCGGCAAGGCGTACCACGTCGCCGCGGCGTTCCCCTCGGCGTGCGGCAAGACCAACCTCGCGATGCTCCGCCCGACCATCCCCGGCTGGCGCGTCGAGACGCTCGGTGACGACATCGCGTGGCTGCGCCCCGGCGACGACGGACGCCTGTGGGCGATCAACCCCGAGGCCGGCTTCTTCGGCGTCGCACCCGGCACGGGCGAGTCGACCAACGTCACCGCTGTCGAGACGCTCTGGGGCAACACGATCTTCACCAACGTCGCGCTCCGCCCCGACGGCGACGTGTGGTGGGAGGGTCTGACCGACGAGGCCCCGCCGCACCTGACCGACTGGGAGGGTAACGCCTGGACGCCCGGACTCGGCCGTCCGGCCGCGCACCCGAACTCGCGCTTCACGGTGGCCGCGGCGCAGTGCCCGCAGATCGCCTCCGACTGGGACGCGCCCCAGGGCGTGCCCCTGGATGTCATCCTCTTCGGCGGACGTCGGGCGACGAACGTCCCGCTCGTGGTCGAGGCGACCGACTGGACGCACGGCGTCTTCATGGGCTCGAACATCTCGTCCGAGCGCACGGCGGCCGCGGAGGGCACGGTCGGCGAGCTGCGCCGCGACCCGTTCGCGATGCTGCCGTTCTGCGGCTACAACATGGCCGACTACTTCGGCCACTGGCTCAAGATCGGCCAGAAGCTGCGTTTCGACCGCGCGCCGCGCATCTTCCAGGTGAACTGGTTCCGCAAAGGTTCGGACGGACGCTTCCTGTGGCCCGGATTCGGCGACAACTCCCGGGTCATCGACTGGATCATCCGCCGCATCGACGGCGAGGTCGACGCGGTCGACAGCCCGATCGGACGCCTGCCCCGGACGTCGGACCTCAACCTCGACGGCATCGAGGTGCCGCAGGCCGACCTCGACGAGCTGTTCGCGATCGACCCGACCTCGTGGCAGCGGGAGGCCGACCTCACCGAGGAGTTCTACGCGACCTTCGACGGCCGCGTGCCGGCGGCCCTCGAGTCGGAGCTCTCCGCGCTGCGCTACCGCCTGAAGCAGGCCCCGCAGGCCTGA
- a CDS encoding MFS transporter has translation MSATSAAARPANSRSRVITASLVGTTIEFYDFYAYATAAVLVFPVLFFPTGNDTTSLLLSFSVFGAAMIARPLGAIVFGHFGDRFGRKATLVASLLTMGIATFLIGCLPTFADIGVWAALLLLLMRLVQGFALGGEWSGAALVATENAPKGKRAWYGTFPQLGAPLGFIIANAVFLIINFALPHPDGGAQRSAEFLAWGWRVPFLFSAVMVIVGLYVRLRLVESQTFSAAEKTGAIRRFPLGAALRNNWRQLILGTFIMLATYVLFYLMTQFTLSYGTKAADLATAAAAARAAAERGGPAYDATAFAAQFYPGLGFGFTDFVIMQIVGVVFFGIFTLLSGPLADAIGRRKLLMWVTGLIIVFGLTFSVFLLPHADPKFTGALVQAFLVFGFVLMGATFGPMGAVLPELFPTNVRYTGSAISYNVASILGAALAPIVALWLWSLSGDGNPVLVGLYLSAMGVLTMIALILSPETKDVDFEENIGVGATASL, from the coding sequence GTGTCCGCCACCTCCGCCGCAGCCCGGCCCGCCAACTCCCGCTCGCGCGTCATCACCGCGAGCCTGGTGGGAACCACCATCGAGTTCTACGACTTCTACGCCTACGCCACCGCGGCCGTGCTCGTCTTCCCCGTCCTCTTCTTCCCGACGGGCAACGACACGACGTCGCTGCTGCTGTCGTTCAGCGTCTTCGGCGCCGCCATGATCGCGCGGCCGCTCGGGGCCATCGTATTCGGCCACTTCGGCGACCGCTTCGGGCGCAAGGCCACGCTCGTGGCATCCCTCCTCACGATGGGCATCGCGACCTTCCTCATCGGCTGCCTGCCCACCTTCGCCGACATCGGCGTGTGGGCCGCCCTCCTTCTTCTGCTGATGCGGCTCGTGCAGGGCTTCGCGCTCGGCGGCGAGTGGTCGGGCGCCGCCCTGGTGGCCACGGAGAACGCGCCGAAGGGCAAGCGCGCCTGGTACGGCACGTTCCCCCAGCTCGGCGCACCGCTGGGCTTCATCATCGCGAACGCGGTCTTCCTGATCATCAACTTCGCCCTCCCGCACCCCGACGGCGGCGCGCAGCGCTCCGCCGAGTTCCTCGCCTGGGGGTGGCGCGTGCCGTTCCTCTTCTCGGCGGTGATGGTGATCGTGGGCCTGTACGTGCGCCTGCGGCTCGTGGAGTCCCAGACGTTCTCCGCGGCGGAGAAGACCGGCGCGATCCGCCGCTTCCCGCTGGGTGCGGCCCTGCGGAACAACTGGCGCCAGCTGATCCTCGGCACCTTCATCATGCTCGCGACCTATGTGCTCTTCTACCTGATGACGCAGTTCACGCTGTCGTACGGCACGAAGGCCGCCGACCTCGCCACCGCGGCCGCCGCCGCGCGGGCCGCCGCCGAGCGCGGAGGCCCGGCCTACGACGCGACCGCGTTCGCCGCGCAGTTCTATCCGGGCCTCGGCTTCGGCTTCACCGACTTCGTCATCATGCAGATCGTCGGCGTCGTCTTCTTCGGCATCTTCACCCTGCTGTCGGGCCCGCTCGCGGACGCGATCGGCCGGCGGAAGCTGCTCATGTGGGTGACCGGACTCATCATCGTGTTCGGCCTGACCTTCTCGGTCTTCCTCCTGCCGCACGCCGACCCGAAGTTCACCGGCGCGCTGGTGCAGGCCTTCCTCGTCTTCGGCTTCGTGCTGATGGGGGCCACGTTCGGACCGATGGGCGCGGTGCTGCCCGAGCTCTTCCCGACGAACGTGCGCTACACCGGATCGGCCATCTCGTACAACGTCGCCTCGATCCTGGGCGCGGCCCTCGCGCCGATCGTCGCGCTGTGGCTGTGGTCGCTCAGCGGCGACGGCAACCCCGTCCTCGTCGGGCTCTACCTCTCGGCGATGGGCGTGCTCACGATGATCGCCCTGATCCTCTCCCCCGAGACGAAGGACGTCGACTTCGAGGAGAACATCGGGGTGGGTGCGACCGCGTCGCTCTGA
- the ribH gene encoding 6,7-dimethyl-8-ribityllumazine synthase: protein MSGKGAPITGGADASGLDIVVVAGTWHDAISDGLIAGAERALDAAGASWRLVRVPGSFELPVAAKAALDAGADAVVALGVIIRGGTPHFEYVSSAATDGLTRVALDTGKPVGFGVLTLDDEQQGLDRAGLEGSKEDKGAEAADAAIRTALVLQALRA from the coding sequence ATGAGCGGCAAGGGAGCACCGATCACGGGCGGGGCCGACGCCTCCGGACTGGACATCGTCGTGGTGGCCGGCACATGGCACGACGCCATCAGCGACGGTCTGATCGCCGGCGCGGAGCGGGCCCTGGATGCGGCGGGGGCCTCGTGGCGCCTCGTGCGCGTGCCGGGGTCGTTCGAGCTTCCGGTGGCGGCCAAGGCCGCACTCGACGCAGGAGCCGACGCGGTGGTGGCCCTCGGCGTCATCATCCGGGGCGGCACGCCCCACTTCGAGTACGTGTCGTCGGCGGCCACCGACGGTCTCACGCGTGTGGCGCTCGACACCGGCAAGCCCGTGGGCTTCGGGGTGCTGACTCTCGACGACGAGCAGCAGGGACTCGACCGCGCCGGCCTCGAGGGCTCCAAGGAGGACAAGGGAGCGGAGGCGGCGGATGCGGCGATCCGCACCGCCCTCGTGCTGCAGGCGCTCCGGGCCTGA